From a single Lonchura striata isolate bLonStr1 chromosome 13, bLonStr1.mat, whole genome shotgun sequence genomic region:
- the FHOD1 gene encoding FH1/FH2 domain-containing protein 1 isoform X4, with product MPGKVVCFSLWPESCYHRLRQEVLRRLPAEPVTGDRWDMPPHSRMCLPVWAGGWPGNALGACGGVVGMGTQPRCLHPQLEDCTLQVSPSGHYLDLDLSLLEQKDDLEGFYEEVRKGRRPTLILRTQLSVRVHAIIEKLYNSQGPELRRSLFSLKQLFQEDKDLVPEFVNLEGLTCLIKVGAEADQNYQNYILRALSQIMLFMDGMQGVINHNETVQWLYTLSGSPFRLVVKTALKLLLVFVEYTEPNALLLIRAVNAVDQARGACPWSNLMAILEQRNGADTELLVFTMTLINKTLAALPDQDTFYDVTDCLEQQGMERVVQQYLGSKGTDLDLKQQFTLYESALKLEDDVEEPPSGGRKERRRTDEGRRGRRSQGGTQDPSADAQPLLESPGTPKEPPAEDTLPIPAPSCPAEPCPTSIYNSTSSVRLALASPPAEKEQPPGPGERSVYKLHQTAPVWREDAPSLHGDKPILKKFEARFLENLAAAQKEKISSMAKGRLDVLSDTTLEHPTALAWERDHGTSDSGMEAPSIRSRLARSDITDSCSTISSDTKFMLDMLYAKGSSESGREKMFHERPLSPQTQGEVEMDTKGSSSQEQESPRLRGRAPDGPVASAHAKLVRAMSSIDDETHTQKLENTGMMPIKKDTELTWERLETIPVQLKIKDLDFTDLGEEEDFDILDTGPMTNGSFLHPGIEAMSAGTFMAPPPPPALPGCPPPPPPPPELPGCPPPPPPPPELPGCPLPPPPPPAVPGCLPPPGLPGPSTTDGPSQAKKKRTVKLFWKELKQLDGTVEPGRFGQGTLWASLQNVEVNTTKLEHLFESRSKEAPTSKKAIDGKKVVVVLDPKRSNAINIGLTVLPPIHIIKTAVLNFDEFAVSKEGIEKILTMVPTEEEKQKIQEAQLANPDVPLGSAEQFLLSLSSISDLMARLQLWAFKLDYESLEQEIAEPLFDLKVGMEQLARNHTFKCILATLLATGNFLNGSQSRGFELSYLEKVSEVKDTVHRQSLLYHLCQMVVEKFPETTDLYSEIASITRSAKIDFEELANSLVQLERRCRASWHNLKVIAKHETKPVLKTKLTEFLKDSTQRIIVLKVVHRRVLNRFHSFLLYLGYPASVAREVKVTSICKLLQEFALEYRTCRERVLLQQKKRAAHRERSKTRGRLITETEKFSGIAEAVLPPAMVSSSPKEQMEAGHESMKILLTSPTDIPARRSRASQGTGHGTPTQSSPAQEDVPSSPDDASDEIMDQLVKSVTHNPNPRPCPNKERRRSRVNRKSLRRTLKSGLSDELVQALGLGQAPGMEV from the exons atgcctgggaaagttgtgtgtttctctctgtggccagagagctgctaccacaggctgaggcaggaggtgctcaggcgtctccctgcagagccagtgactggggacaggtgggacatgCCACCTCACTCCAGGATGTGTCTGCCAGTGTGGGCAGGAGGGTGGCCTGGGAATGCTCTGGGAGCCTGTGGGGGTGTGGTGGGCATGGGCACTCAGCCTCGCTGTCTGCATCCCCAGCTGGAGGACTGCACGCTGCAGGTCTCGCCCTCTGGACACTACCTGGACCTTGACTTATCCCTGCTGGAACAGAAGGATGATCTGGAGGGTTTCTATGAGGAGGTCAG GAAGGGGAGACGGCCGACCCTGATCCTGCGCACGCAGCTCTCCGTCCGAGTCCACGCCATCATCG agaagctgtacaACTCACAGGGGCCTGAGCTGCGGAGGTCCCTCTTCTCCctgaagcagctcttccag GAGGACAAGGACCTGGTGCCAGAGTTTGTGAACCTGGAGGGGTTGACATGCCTGATCAAAGTGGGGGCAGAGGCTGACCAGAACTACCAGAATTACATCCTCCGGG CCTTGAGCCAGATCATGCTCTTCATGGATGGAATGCAAGGTGTCATCAACCACAACGAGACTGTCCAGTGGCTGTACACGCTGTCAGGAAGCCCA TTTCGCCTGGTGGTGAAGACGGCACTGAAGCTGCTCCTGGTGTTTGTGGAGTACACAGAGCCCAACGCCTTGCTGCTCATCCGTGCCGTCAACGCCGTGGACCAGGCCAGGG GAGCCTGTCCGTGGTCCAACTTAATGGCCATCCTGGAGCAGCGCAACGGGGCTGACACCGAGCTGCTGGTGTTCACCATGACACTGATTAACAAG ACACTGGCAGCTCTCCCAGACCAGGACACCTTCTACGACGTGACCGactgcctggagcagcagggcatGGAGCGGGTGGTGCAGCAGTACCTGGGCAGCAAGGGCACCGACCTCGACTTGAAGCAGCAGTTCACGCTCTACGAG AGTGCTCTCAAGCTGGAGGATGACGTGGAAGAGCCGCCCTCAGGGGGACGCAAAGAGCGCAGGAGGACGGATGAGGGCCGGCGTGGGCGGCGATCCCAGGGTGGCACTCAGGATCCCAGTGCTGATGCCCAGCCACTGCTGGAGTCTCCTGGCACTCCAAAGGAGCCCCCAGCTGAGGACACCCTGCCTATCCCTGCACCAAGCTGCCCAGCAGA ACCCTGTCCCACCAGCATCTACAACAGCACGTCCAGTGTGCGGCTGGCCCTGGCCTCCCCCCCGGCGGAGAAGGAGCAGCCCCCGGGCCCAGGAGAGCGCAGCGTCTACAA GCTGCACCAAACTGCCCCTGTCTG GCGGGAGGATGCCCCCTCCTTGCATGGGGACAAGCCTATTTTGAAGAAGTTTGA AGCTCGCTTTTTGGAGAACCTGGCTGCAGCCCAGAAGGAGAAGATCTCTTCCATGGCCAAGGGACGCCTTGATGTCCTCAGTGATACTACACTGGAGCATCCTACTGCTCTTGCATGGGAAAGAGATCATGGCACCTCTGATTCCGGGATGGAGGCACCCAGCATAA GGTCTCGTTTGGCTCGATCTGACATCACTGACTCCTGCAGCACCATCTCCTCTGACACCAAGTTTATGCTAGACATGCTCTATGCCAAGGGCTCCTCGGAGTCGGGGAGGGAGAAGATGTTCCATGAAAGACCTTTATCCCCCCAGACCCAGGGTGAGGTGGAGATGGACACCAAGGGAAGtagcagccaggagcaggagagtCCCCGGCTCCGTGGCAGGGCTCCAGATGGGCCAGTAGCCAGTGCCCATGCCAAGCTGGTACGTGCCATGTCCAGCATAGATGATGAGACCCACACGCAGAAGCTGGAGAACACTGGGATGATGCCCATCAAAAAGGACACAGAGCTGACATGGGAGCGCCTGGAGACCATCCCCGTGCAGCTGAAGATCAAGGACCTGGACTTCACTGATttgggagaagaagaagacttTGACATCCTGGACACAGGGCCAATGACCAACGGGTCTTTCCTCCATCCTGGCATTGAAGCAATGAGTGCTGGAACATTCATGGCTCCCCCTCCACCTCCTGCGCTCCCTGGTtgcccaccaccaccacctccacCTCCTGAACTTCCTGGTtgcccaccaccaccacctccacCTCCTGAACTCCCTGGTTGCCCACTACCACCACCTCCACCTCCTGCAGTCCCCGGCTGCCTACCCCCACCAGGGCTGCCAGGTCCCTCAACAACAGATGGCCCCTCCCAGGCCAAGAAGAAGAGGACAGTGAAGCTCTTCTGGAAGGAGCTGAAGCAGCTGGATGGCACTGTGGAGCCTGGCAGGTTTGGCCAGGGGACACTTTGGGCATCCCTGCAGAATGTCGAAGTCAATACTACCAAACTGGAGCATCTCTTTGAGTCACGGTCAAAGGAAGCGCCAACCTCAAAG AAAGCCATTGATGGGAAgaaggtggtggtggtgttggACCCTAAGAGGAGCAATGCCATCAACATTGGCCTCACTGTGCTGCCTCCCATCCATATAATCAAGACAGCCGTGCTCAACTTTGATGAATTTGCAGTCAGTAAGGAAGGGATTGAG AAAATCCTAACCATGGTCCCAACTGAGGAGGAAAAACAGAAGATCCAGGAGGCCCAGTTGGCCAATCCTGATGTGCCTttgggctctgcagagcagttcCTGCTCTCCCTGTCTTCTATCAGTGACCTCATGGCCAGGCTTCAGCTCTGGGCCTTCAAGCTGGACTATGAGAGCCTGGAGCAG GAGATCGCAGAGCCACTCTTTGATCTGAAGGTAGGCATGGAGCAGCTGGCCAGAAATCACACATTCAAGTGCATCTTGGCCACACTGCTGGCCACGGGCAACTTCTTGAATGGTTCCCAG AGCAGAGGCTTCGAGCTCAGCTACTTGGAGAAGGTCTCAGAAGTGAAGGACACAGTGCACCGGCAGTCCCTGCTCTACCATCTCTGCCAGATGGTGGTAGAGAAGTTCCCAGAAACAACTGACCTCTACTCAGAAATTGCCTCCATCACCCGCTCCGCCAAG ATTGACTTTGAAGAGCTGGCCAACagcctggtgcagctggagcGGAGGTGCAGGGCCTCCTGGCACAACCTGAAGGTGATTGCCAAGCATGAGACCAAGCCAGTGCTGAAGACGAAGCTGACAGAATTCCTGAAGGACAGCACCCAGCGCATCATCGTCCTGAAGGTGGTGCACAGGCGTGTCCTCAACAG GTTTCACTCCTTCCTGCTGTACCTGGGGTACCCAGCGAGCGTGGCGCGGGAAGTGAAGGTGACGTCCATCTGCAAACTGCTGCAGGAGTTCGCCCTGGAGTACCGCACCTGCCGGGAGCgcgtcctgctgcagcagaagaAACGCGCCGCCCACCGCGAGCGCAGCAAAACCCGGGGACGGCTCATCACCGAG ACTGAGAAGTTCTCTGGCATTGCTGAGGCAGTTCTGCCACCTGCCATGGTGTCCAGCAGCCCCAAGGAGCAGATGGAAGCGGGTCATGAGAGCATGAAGATTTTGCTGACCTCCCCCACAGACATCCCTGCCCGCCGCAGCCGAGCCAGCCAGG GAACAGGACATGGCACCCCAACCCAGAGCTCTCCAGCCCAGGAGGATGTTCCCAGCTCACCCGATGATGCTTCAGATGAAATCATGGACCAGCTGGTGAAATCAGTGACTCACAATCCCAACCCCCGACCCTGCCCCAACAAGGAGCGCAGGAGGTCCCGTGTCAACAGGAAGTCCT TGCGGCGGACGCTGAAGAGCGGGCTCAGCGACGAGCTGGTGCAGGCGCTGGGCCTGGGGCAGGCGCCTGGCATGGAGGTTTGA
- the FHOD1 gene encoding FH1/FH2 domain-containing protein 1 isoform X1 — MPGKVVCFSLWPESCYHRLRQEVLRRLPAEPVTGDRWDMPPHSRMCLPVWAGGWPGNALGACGGVVGMGTQPRCLHPQLEDCTLQVSPSGHYLDLDLSLLEQKDDLEGFYEEVRKGRRPTLILRTQLSVRVHAIIEKLYNSQGPELRRSLFSLKQLFQEDKDLVPEFVNLEGLTCLIKVGAEADQNYQNYILRALSQIMLFMDGMQGVINHNETVQWLYTLSGSPFRLVVKTALKLLLVFVEYTEPNALLLIRAVNAVDQARGACPWSNLMAILEQRNGADTELLVFTMTLINKTLAALPDQDTFYDVTDCLEQQGMERVVQQYLGSKGTDLDLKQQFTLYESALKLEDDVEEPPSGGRKERRRTDEGRRGRRSQGGTQDPSADAQPLLESPGTPKEPPAEDTLPIPAPSCPAEPCPTSIYNSTSSVRLALASPPAEKEQPPGPGERSVYKLHQTAPVWREDAPSLHGDKPILKKFEARFLENLAAAQKEKISSMAKGRLDVLSDTTLEHPTALAWERDHGTSDSGMEAPSIRSRLARSDITDSCSTISSDTKFMLDMLYAKGSSESGREKMFHERPLSPQTQGEVEMDTKGSSSQEQESPRLRGRAPDGPVASAHAKLVRAMSSIDDETHTQKLENTGMMPIKKDTELTWERLETIPVQLKIKDLDFTDLGEEEDFDILDTGPMTNGSFLHPGIEAMSAGTFMAPPPPPALPGCPPPPPPPPELPGCPPPPPPPPELPGCPLPPPPPPAVPGCLPPPGLPGPSTTDGPSQAKKKRTVKLFWKELKQLDGTVEPGRFGQGTLWASLQNVEVNTTKLEHLFESRSKEAPTSKKAIDGKKVVVVLDPKRSNAINIGLTVLPPIHIIKTAVLNFDEFAVSKEGIEKILTMVPTEEEKQKIQEAQLANPDVPLGSAEQFLLSLSSISDLMARLQLWAFKLDYESLEQEIAEPLFDLKVGMEQLARNHTFKCILATLLATGNFLNGSQSRGFELSYLEKVSEVKDTVHRQSLLYHLCQMVVEKFPETTDLYSEIASITRSAKIDFEELANSLVQLERRCRASWHNLKVIAKHETKPVLKTKLTEFLKDSTQRIIVLKVVHRRVLNRFHSFLLYLGYPASVAREVKVTSICKLLQEFALEYRTCRERVLLQQKKRAAHRERSKTRGRLITETEKFSGIAEAVLPPAMVSSSPKEQMEAGHESMKILLTSPTDIPARRSRASQGTGHGTPTQSSPAQEDVPSSPDDASDEIMDQLVKSVTHNPNPRPCPNKERRRSRVNRKSCKCHPCVLVPCSISVPHSVPSPCPCSDAFSQLCVPVPLPFPISLSLLPYPVPSLFPGSA; from the exons atgcctgggaaagttgtgtgtttctctctgtggccagagagctgctaccacaggctgaggcaggaggtgctcaggcgtctccctgcagagccagtgactggggacaggtgggacatgCCACCTCACTCCAGGATGTGTCTGCCAGTGTGGGCAGGAGGGTGGCCTGGGAATGCTCTGGGAGCCTGTGGGGGTGTGGTGGGCATGGGCACTCAGCCTCGCTGTCTGCATCCCCAGCTGGAGGACTGCACGCTGCAGGTCTCGCCCTCTGGACACTACCTGGACCTTGACTTATCCCTGCTGGAACAGAAGGATGATCTGGAGGGTTTCTATGAGGAGGTCAG GAAGGGGAGACGGCCGACCCTGATCCTGCGCACGCAGCTCTCCGTCCGAGTCCACGCCATCATCG agaagctgtacaACTCACAGGGGCCTGAGCTGCGGAGGTCCCTCTTCTCCctgaagcagctcttccag GAGGACAAGGACCTGGTGCCAGAGTTTGTGAACCTGGAGGGGTTGACATGCCTGATCAAAGTGGGGGCAGAGGCTGACCAGAACTACCAGAATTACATCCTCCGGG CCTTGAGCCAGATCATGCTCTTCATGGATGGAATGCAAGGTGTCATCAACCACAACGAGACTGTCCAGTGGCTGTACACGCTGTCAGGAAGCCCA TTTCGCCTGGTGGTGAAGACGGCACTGAAGCTGCTCCTGGTGTTTGTGGAGTACACAGAGCCCAACGCCTTGCTGCTCATCCGTGCCGTCAACGCCGTGGACCAGGCCAGGG GAGCCTGTCCGTGGTCCAACTTAATGGCCATCCTGGAGCAGCGCAACGGGGCTGACACCGAGCTGCTGGTGTTCACCATGACACTGATTAACAAG ACACTGGCAGCTCTCCCAGACCAGGACACCTTCTACGACGTGACCGactgcctggagcagcagggcatGGAGCGGGTGGTGCAGCAGTACCTGGGCAGCAAGGGCACCGACCTCGACTTGAAGCAGCAGTTCACGCTCTACGAG AGTGCTCTCAAGCTGGAGGATGACGTGGAAGAGCCGCCCTCAGGGGGACGCAAAGAGCGCAGGAGGACGGATGAGGGCCGGCGTGGGCGGCGATCCCAGGGTGGCACTCAGGATCCCAGTGCTGATGCCCAGCCACTGCTGGAGTCTCCTGGCACTCCAAAGGAGCCCCCAGCTGAGGACACCCTGCCTATCCCTGCACCAAGCTGCCCAGCAGA ACCCTGTCCCACCAGCATCTACAACAGCACGTCCAGTGTGCGGCTGGCCCTGGCCTCCCCCCCGGCGGAGAAGGAGCAGCCCCCGGGCCCAGGAGAGCGCAGCGTCTACAA GCTGCACCAAACTGCCCCTGTCTG GCGGGAGGATGCCCCCTCCTTGCATGGGGACAAGCCTATTTTGAAGAAGTTTGA AGCTCGCTTTTTGGAGAACCTGGCTGCAGCCCAGAAGGAGAAGATCTCTTCCATGGCCAAGGGACGCCTTGATGTCCTCAGTGATACTACACTGGAGCATCCTACTGCTCTTGCATGGGAAAGAGATCATGGCACCTCTGATTCCGGGATGGAGGCACCCAGCATAA GGTCTCGTTTGGCTCGATCTGACATCACTGACTCCTGCAGCACCATCTCCTCTGACACCAAGTTTATGCTAGACATGCTCTATGCCAAGGGCTCCTCGGAGTCGGGGAGGGAGAAGATGTTCCATGAAAGACCTTTATCCCCCCAGACCCAGGGTGAGGTGGAGATGGACACCAAGGGAAGtagcagccaggagcaggagagtCCCCGGCTCCGTGGCAGGGCTCCAGATGGGCCAGTAGCCAGTGCCCATGCCAAGCTGGTACGTGCCATGTCCAGCATAGATGATGAGACCCACACGCAGAAGCTGGAGAACACTGGGATGATGCCCATCAAAAAGGACACAGAGCTGACATGGGAGCGCCTGGAGACCATCCCCGTGCAGCTGAAGATCAAGGACCTGGACTTCACTGATttgggagaagaagaagacttTGACATCCTGGACACAGGGCCAATGACCAACGGGTCTTTCCTCCATCCTGGCATTGAAGCAATGAGTGCTGGAACATTCATGGCTCCCCCTCCACCTCCTGCGCTCCCTGGTtgcccaccaccaccacctccacCTCCTGAACTTCCTGGTtgcccaccaccaccacctccacCTCCTGAACTCCCTGGTTGCCCACTACCACCACCTCCACCTCCTGCAGTCCCCGGCTGCCTACCCCCACCAGGGCTGCCAGGTCCCTCAACAACAGATGGCCCCTCCCAGGCCAAGAAGAAGAGGACAGTGAAGCTCTTCTGGAAGGAGCTGAAGCAGCTGGATGGCACTGTGGAGCCTGGCAGGTTTGGCCAGGGGACACTTTGGGCATCCCTGCAGAATGTCGAAGTCAATACTACCAAACTGGAGCATCTCTTTGAGTCACGGTCAAAGGAAGCGCCAACCTCAAAG AAAGCCATTGATGGGAAgaaggtggtggtggtgttggACCCTAAGAGGAGCAATGCCATCAACATTGGCCTCACTGTGCTGCCTCCCATCCATATAATCAAGACAGCCGTGCTCAACTTTGATGAATTTGCAGTCAGTAAGGAAGGGATTGAG AAAATCCTAACCATGGTCCCAACTGAGGAGGAAAAACAGAAGATCCAGGAGGCCCAGTTGGCCAATCCTGATGTGCCTttgggctctgcagagcagttcCTGCTCTCCCTGTCTTCTATCAGTGACCTCATGGCCAGGCTTCAGCTCTGGGCCTTCAAGCTGGACTATGAGAGCCTGGAGCAG GAGATCGCAGAGCCACTCTTTGATCTGAAGGTAGGCATGGAGCAGCTGGCCAGAAATCACACATTCAAGTGCATCTTGGCCACACTGCTGGCCACGGGCAACTTCTTGAATGGTTCCCAG AGCAGAGGCTTCGAGCTCAGCTACTTGGAGAAGGTCTCAGAAGTGAAGGACACAGTGCACCGGCAGTCCCTGCTCTACCATCTCTGCCAGATGGTGGTAGAGAAGTTCCCAGAAACAACTGACCTCTACTCAGAAATTGCCTCCATCACCCGCTCCGCCAAG ATTGACTTTGAAGAGCTGGCCAACagcctggtgcagctggagcGGAGGTGCAGGGCCTCCTGGCACAACCTGAAGGTGATTGCCAAGCATGAGACCAAGCCAGTGCTGAAGACGAAGCTGACAGAATTCCTGAAGGACAGCACCCAGCGCATCATCGTCCTGAAGGTGGTGCACAGGCGTGTCCTCAACAG GTTTCACTCCTTCCTGCTGTACCTGGGGTACCCAGCGAGCGTGGCGCGGGAAGTGAAGGTGACGTCCATCTGCAAACTGCTGCAGGAGTTCGCCCTGGAGTACCGCACCTGCCGGGAGCgcgtcctgctgcagcagaagaAACGCGCCGCCCACCGCGAGCGCAGCAAAACCCGGGGACGGCTCATCACCGAG ACTGAGAAGTTCTCTGGCATTGCTGAGGCAGTTCTGCCACCTGCCATGGTGTCCAGCAGCCCCAAGGAGCAGATGGAAGCGGGTCATGAGAGCATGAAGATTTTGCTGACCTCCCCCACAGACATCCCTGCCCGCCGCAGCCGAGCCAGCCAGG GAACAGGACATGGCACCCCAACCCAGAGCTCTCCAGCCCAGGAGGATGTTCCCAGCTCACCCGATGATGCTTCAGATGAAATCATGGACCAGCTGGTGAAATCAGTGACTCACAATCCCAACCCCCGACCCTGCCCCAACAAGGAGCGCAGGAGGTCCCGTGTCAACAGGAAGTCCTGTAAGTGCCATCCTTGTGTCCTTGTGCCCTGTTCCATCTCTGTTCCACACTCTGTCCCATCTCCATGTCCCTGCTCAGATGCTTTTTCCCAGCTCTGCGTCCCTGTCCCCTTACCCTTTCCCATCTCTTTGTCTCTCTTGCCATACCCTGTCCCATCTCTCTTCCCAGGCTCTGCCTAA